One Meles meles chromosome 13, mMelMel3.1 paternal haplotype, whole genome shotgun sequence DNA segment encodes these proteins:
- the LGALS8 gene encoding galectin-8 isoform X4, whose protein sequence is MLSLTNLQNIVYNPVIPYVGTIPGQLEPGTLIVIRGHVPCDSDRFQVDLQCGSSVKPRADVAFHFNPRFKWSDCIVCNTLKNEKWGWEEITYDVPFKKEKSFEIVIMVLKDKFQVAVNGKHILLYAHRISPGKVDTLGIYGKVNIHSVGYSFSSDFRSTQASTLELTEISKENVLKSDTPHFPSNRGDISKIVPRTVYTKSKGSTAHHTLTCAKILPTSCLSKTLPFTARLNSSMGPGRTVFIKGEVNKTAKGFNVNLVSGKSKDIALHLNPRLNIKAFVRNSFLHEAWGEEERNITCFPFSPGMYFEMIIYCDAREFKVAVNGVHSLEYKHRFKELSDIDTVEIDGDIHLLEVRSW, encoded by the exons gTAATCCCCTATGTTGGGACCATTCCTGGGCAGTTGGAGCCTGGAACTTTGATTGTAATACGTGGGCATGTTCCCTGTGATTCGGACAG GTTCCAGGTCGATCTGCAGTGCGGGAGCAGCGTGAAGCCGCGCGCCGACGTGGCCTTTCATTTCAATCCGCGCTTCAAGTGGTCTGACTGCATCGTGTGCAAtactctgaaaaatgaaaaatggggaTGGGAAGAGATCACCTACGACGTgcctttcaaaaaagaaaaatcttttgaaattGTGATTATGGTGTTGAAAGATAAATTCCAG GTGGCTGTAAATGGGAAACACATACTGCTCTATGCCCACAGGATTAGCCCAGGGAAAGTAGACACTCTGGGCATTTATGGCAAAGTGAATATCCATTCAGTTGGTTATAGCTTCAGCTCG GATTTCAGAAGTACCCAAGCATCCACTCTGGAACTGACAGAGATaagtaaagaaaat GTACTGAAGTCCGACACGCCACATTTT CCTAGTAATAGAGGAGACATTTCTAAAATCGTACCCAGAACTGTCTACACCAAGAGCAAAGGTTCGACTGCCCATCACACTTTGACTTGCGCCAAAATACTACCTACCAGCTGTTTGTCAAAG ACTCTGCCATTCACTGCGAGGCTGAACTCCTCGATGGGCCCTGGACGAACCGTCTTCATTAAAGGAGAAGTGAATAAAACTGCCAAAGG CTTTAATGTTAACCTCGTATCGGGAAAATCAAAGGATATTGCTCTTCACTTGAACCCACGCCTGAATATTAAAGCATTTGTAAGAAATTCTTTTCTTCATGAAGcctggggagaagaagagagaaatattaCCTGTTTCCCATTTAGTCCTGGGATGTACTTTGAG ATGATAATTTATTGTGACGCTAGAGAATTCAAGGTTGCGGTAAATGGTGTACACAGCCTGGAGTACAAACACAGATTTAAAGAGCTTAGCGATATCGACACAGTGGAAATTGATGGAGATATTCACTTACTGGAAGTACGGAGCTGGTAG
- the LGALS8 gene encoding galectin-8 isoform X1, whose product MLSLTNLQNIVYNPVIPYVGTIPGQLEPGTLIVIRGHVPCDSDRFQVDLQCGSSVKPRADVAFHFNPRFKWSDCIVCNTLKNEKWGWEEITYDVPFKKEKSFEIVIMVLKDKFQVAVNGKHILLYAHRISPGKVDTLGIYGKVNIHSVGYSFSSVSTLPPPGSSSLMSSDETDFRSTQASTLELTEISKENVLKSDTPHFTLPFTARLNSSMGPGRTVFIKGEVNKTAKGFNVNLVSGKSKDIALHLNPRLNIKAFVRNSFLHEAWGEEERNITCFPFSPGMYFEMIIYCDAREFKVAVNGVHSLEYKHRFKELSDIDTVEIDGDIHLLEVRSW is encoded by the exons gTAATCCCCTATGTTGGGACCATTCCTGGGCAGTTGGAGCCTGGAACTTTGATTGTAATACGTGGGCATGTTCCCTGTGATTCGGACAG GTTCCAGGTCGATCTGCAGTGCGGGAGCAGCGTGAAGCCGCGCGCCGACGTGGCCTTTCATTTCAATCCGCGCTTCAAGTGGTCTGACTGCATCGTGTGCAAtactctgaaaaatgaaaaatggggaTGGGAAGAGATCACCTACGACGTgcctttcaaaaaagaaaaatcttttgaaattGTGATTATGGTGTTGAAAGATAAATTCCAG GTGGCTGTAAATGGGAAACACATACTGCTCTATGCCCACAGGATTAGCCCAGGGAAAGTAGACACTCTGGGCATTTATGGCAAAGTGAATATCCATTCAGTTGGTTATAGCTTCAGCTCGGTGAGTACCCTTCCACCGCCGGGCTCTTCTTCGCTGATGTCTTCTGATGAAACG GATTTCAGAAGTACCCAAGCATCCACTCTGGAACTGACAGAGATaagtaaagaaaat GTACTGAAGTCCGACACGCCACATTTT ACTCTGCCATTCACTGCGAGGCTGAACTCCTCGATGGGCCCTGGACGAACCGTCTTCATTAAAGGAGAAGTGAATAAAACTGCCAAAGG CTTTAATGTTAACCTCGTATCGGGAAAATCAAAGGATATTGCTCTTCACTTGAACCCACGCCTGAATATTAAAGCATTTGTAAGAAATTCTTTTCTTCATGAAGcctggggagaagaagagagaaatattaCCTGTTTCCCATTTAGTCCTGGGATGTACTTTGAG ATGATAATTTATTGTGACGCTAGAGAATTCAAGGTTGCGGTAAATGGTGTACACAGCCTGGAGTACAAACACAGATTTAAAGAGCTTAGCGATATCGACACAGTGGAAATTGATGGAGATATTCACTTACTGGAAGTACGGAGCTGGTAG
- the LGALS8 gene encoding galectin-8 isoform X2 — MLSLTNLQNIVYNPVIPYVGTIPGQLEPGTLIVIRGHVPCDSDRFQVDLQCGSSVKPRADVAFHFNPRFKWSDCIVCNTLKNEKWGWEEITYDVPFKKEKSFEIVIMVLKDKFQVAVNGKHILLYAHRISPGKVDTLGIYGKVNIHSVGYSFSSDFRSTQASTLELTEISKENVLKSDTPHFTLPFTARLNSSMGPGRTVFIKGEVNKTAKGFNVNLVSGKSKDIALHLNPRLNIKAFVRNSFLHEAWGEEERNITCFPFSPGMYFEMIIYCDAREFKVAVNGVHSLEYKHRFKELSDIDTVEIDGDIHLLEVRSW; from the exons gTAATCCCCTATGTTGGGACCATTCCTGGGCAGTTGGAGCCTGGAACTTTGATTGTAATACGTGGGCATGTTCCCTGTGATTCGGACAG GTTCCAGGTCGATCTGCAGTGCGGGAGCAGCGTGAAGCCGCGCGCCGACGTGGCCTTTCATTTCAATCCGCGCTTCAAGTGGTCTGACTGCATCGTGTGCAAtactctgaaaaatgaaaaatggggaTGGGAAGAGATCACCTACGACGTgcctttcaaaaaagaaaaatcttttgaaattGTGATTATGGTGTTGAAAGATAAATTCCAG GTGGCTGTAAATGGGAAACACATACTGCTCTATGCCCACAGGATTAGCCCAGGGAAAGTAGACACTCTGGGCATTTATGGCAAAGTGAATATCCATTCAGTTGGTTATAGCTTCAGCTCG GATTTCAGAAGTACCCAAGCATCCACTCTGGAACTGACAGAGATaagtaaagaaaat GTACTGAAGTCCGACACGCCACATTTT ACTCTGCCATTCACTGCGAGGCTGAACTCCTCGATGGGCCCTGGACGAACCGTCTTCATTAAAGGAGAAGTGAATAAAACTGCCAAAGG CTTTAATGTTAACCTCGTATCGGGAAAATCAAAGGATATTGCTCTTCACTTGAACCCACGCCTGAATATTAAAGCATTTGTAAGAAATTCTTTTCTTCATGAAGcctggggagaagaagagagaaatattaCCTGTTTCCCATTTAGTCCTGGGATGTACTTTGAG ATGATAATTTATTGTGACGCTAGAGAATTCAAGGTTGCGGTAAATGGTGTACACAGCCTGGAGTACAAACACAGATTTAAAGAGCTTAGCGATATCGACACAGTGGAAATTGATGGAGATATTCACTTACTGGAAGTACGGAGCTGGTAG
- the LGALS8 gene encoding galectin-8 isoform X3 translates to MLSLTNLQNIVYNPVIPYVGTIPGQLEPGTLIVIRGHVPCDSDRFQVDLQCGSSVKPRADVAFHFNPRFKWSDCIVCNTLKNEKWGWEEITYDVPFKKEKSFEIVIMVLKDKFQVAVNGKHILLYAHRISPGKVDTLGIYGKVNIHSVGYSFSSVLKSDTPHFTLPFTARLNSSMGPGRTVFIKGEVNKTAKGFNVNLVSGKSKDIALHLNPRLNIKAFVRNSFLHEAWGEEERNITCFPFSPGMYFEMIIYCDAREFKVAVNGVHSLEYKHRFKELSDIDTVEIDGDIHLLEVRSW, encoded by the exons gTAATCCCCTATGTTGGGACCATTCCTGGGCAGTTGGAGCCTGGAACTTTGATTGTAATACGTGGGCATGTTCCCTGTGATTCGGACAG GTTCCAGGTCGATCTGCAGTGCGGGAGCAGCGTGAAGCCGCGCGCCGACGTGGCCTTTCATTTCAATCCGCGCTTCAAGTGGTCTGACTGCATCGTGTGCAAtactctgaaaaatgaaaaatggggaTGGGAAGAGATCACCTACGACGTgcctttcaaaaaagaaaaatcttttgaaattGTGATTATGGTGTTGAAAGATAAATTCCAG GTGGCTGTAAATGGGAAACACATACTGCTCTATGCCCACAGGATTAGCCCAGGGAAAGTAGACACTCTGGGCATTTATGGCAAAGTGAATATCCATTCAGTTGGTTATAGCTTCAGCTCG GTACTGAAGTCCGACACGCCACATTTT ACTCTGCCATTCACTGCGAGGCTGAACTCCTCGATGGGCCCTGGACGAACCGTCTTCATTAAAGGAGAAGTGAATAAAACTGCCAAAGG CTTTAATGTTAACCTCGTATCGGGAAAATCAAAGGATATTGCTCTTCACTTGAACCCACGCCTGAATATTAAAGCATTTGTAAGAAATTCTTTTCTTCATGAAGcctggggagaagaagagagaaatattaCCTGTTTCCCATTTAGTCCTGGGATGTACTTTGAG ATGATAATTTATTGTGACGCTAGAGAATTCAAGGTTGCGGTAAATGGTGTACACAGCCTGGAGTACAAACACAGATTTAAAGAGCTTAGCGATATCGACACAGTGGAAATTGATGGAGATATTCACTTACTGGAAGTACGGAGCTGGTAG